The segment CCGCGTCGCATGCCGAGCACCGCACCCGAGAGCAGGACCGCGAAGGTCTGCAGGGTGATCGGCACGGGACCGGCGACCTTGATGGCCGGCAGCAGCGCGCACACCGCGACGAGGGCGGCGAAGGCGGCGATCAGGGCGACGTCGGTGCCGGGGTTGCGGCGAGTGCTCATGGGGGTGTTTCCTCTACCTGAACGGTGATCAGTTGAACGGCGTTCAGGTTAGGGTCGCGAGGGCGTCGCGTCAACAGTGGGGCAGACGTCGGGTCGTGTCGGAGAGGGAAGGGGTACGTCGTGCCGCACCGTCGCGCGGACGTGCTCGCCCACGCCGTCACCCTGCTCGACACGCACGGCCTCTCGGCGCTGACGATGCGCCGGCTCGGGGCCGAGCTCGGGGTCCAGCCGAGCGCGATCTACCACCACTTCCCGAGCAAGCAGGCCCTGCTGGCGGCGGTCGCCGACGAGATCCTCGCCCGCGGTGCGCGACCTCGTACGGCGTCGGAGTGGCCCGACCGGTTGCGCGAGGTGTGCTCGGAGCTCCGCCACGCGATGCTCGCCTGCACCGACGGCGCCGACGTCGTCGCGACGGTGTGGGCCTTCGGCCTCGGTGCCGCGGCGCCGGTGGCGGAGATGGAGAAGGTCCTCGCCGACGCCGACGTCCCCGACGAGCTGGTCGCCGTGGCGTCGCGCACCCTGGTCCACTACGTCTTCGGCCACGCCTTCGAGGAGCAGACCGCCCGCCAGGCCGTGGGCCTCGGTGCCGTCGAGCGCTCGCTGGACTCGCTGCCCGACTTCGACCTGGGCCTCGACCTCGTCATCGACGGCCTGCGGGCGCGGCTCGCCGACCCCGATACCTCGGCGCGCTCGGGTATCTAGGGACGTTCTGGTTGGTCAGATGGCCCGATCGCCTACCAGATCGTCCCTAGATACACCGGGTCAGGGGGCGGTCGGATGTCTAGGCCGAGGTGTCGACGTCCGCGCCCTGCAGCTCCGCGAGCAGCACGGCGCCGGCGAGGTCGAGCCGGGTCCGCCTGAGCTCGGCGGCCAACAGGTCGACGGCGTCGAGGCTCGCGCCCCGCAGGTCGGTGCGGTCGAGCTTGGCCTGCCGCAGCACGGCGTGGTCGAGGCGGGCGCGGGCCAGCGTGGTCAGGGTGAGGTCCGACATCGACAGGTCGGCCTCGCGCAGGTCGACGCCGGTGAGGTCGAGGCGCGAGAGGTTGGTGGCACGGATCGTGACGCCGAGCCAGGACCCGCCCACGACCGTGAGGGGGCGCAGGGTGCACTCGGCGAAGACCGACCCGACGAGCTTGCAGCCGTCGAGCGTCGCGTCGAAGAACGAGGTGCGACGGAAGTCGCACCCGACGAAGGCCGTCGCGTGGTGCACCGAGGCGTTGAAGCGACCGCCGTGGAAGGTGCACCGCTCGAAGGTGGCGCCGGACGTCCTGGTCTCCGACAGGTCGACGTCGGTGAAGGTGCAGTCGACGAAGCGTGCGGCGCCGAGGTCGTCGCCGTACCAGTCGTCGCCGCGGAAGTGCCTGCCGTTCGCTACCTGGGCCTCGGTCACGGCGCCCACGGTAGTCGTGCCACCGGAGAGGGCGGGACGGATAGGGTCGTCCCCGTGATCGCGTCCCACCAGCACCGCTTCATCTTCCTCAAGACCCGCAAGACGGCGGGCACGAGCGTGGAGATCGCGTTGTCGAAGGTGTGCGGCCCCGACGACGTCATCACCGAGATCAGCCCCGAGGACGAGAAGCTGCGGCAGGCCGCGGGCGGTCGTGCTCCGCAGAACTTCGAGGCGCCGCCGCAGCCCCGCAAGGCCTACAACCACATGGGCGCCAAGGCGACGCGGGACCTCGTCGGGGCCGATGTGTTCGCCGACTACTTCACCTTCGCGATCGAGCGGAACCCGTGGGACGCCGTCGTGTCCCTCTACTACTGGAAGTACAAGGACCGGCCCGAGCTGCCCGACTTCGAGACCTACGTCCAGGAGATCTGGATCGAGCAGCTCGCCAACAACCGCCGGCTCTACCGCATCCGCGGCAAGATGGCGCTCGACCGGGTGCTGCGCTACGAGAGCCTCGACGACGAGCTCCGCGAGGTCTGGGAGCACCTCGGGCTGCCGGGCGAGCCCGACCTCCCGCGTGCCAAGGGCAACGCGCGCCCGGCCGGCCACTACCGCGAGCTCTACACCCCCGCGTCCAAGGATCGGGTCGCGACGGTGTTCGCCGACACGATCGACGCCTTCGGATACGAGTTCTGATGGCCTCGACCCGGCCGGCCTGGCTCACGGCGACCGTGGCGGTCTGGATCGGGACCGCGCTGCTGTTCGCCCTGGCCTTCCCGGTCGCGGTGGCGCTGGACTCCGTCCTCGACCGCGTCAAGCCGATGTACGACGACCGCGCCGAGATGCTGTGGCTGCAGAGCCAGAACGTGCAGGTGACGGGGCAGTCCGTCCCCGTCGAGCTGTCGCCCGGCGAGTCGGTGGAGGTGGCCGGCGAGACCTTCACGGCGTCCCCGGGAGTGACCGTCGAGGTGCGTGCGGACGAGCCCAGGCTGCCCTGCGTCCGCGTGCACGACGAGCACGGCGACGTCTCGGAGTGGGCCTGCCTCGACCCCGACAGCCCGCCGGTCGACCCCGATCCCGCCGAACCCGAACCCGTCAGCTAGGCCCGGCTCCTGCGGCGACCGGGTCGGCCGCTCGGTGCCCGCCGGTCTCGGGTGCAGCGTCCAGCAGCCGCTCGCACTCGGCGACGAGCCGGGCCCGCAGCGGAGCACCGCGCTCGGCGAACCCGCGCTGCGCCTCGACGTACGCCGCCTTGCCCTCCGTCGTCTCGATCCGCACCGGCTCGAAGCCGAGGTCGGCGAGGTCGTAGGGCGCCGCGCGCATGTCGAGCACCCGGATGTCACGGGCGAGCTCGAAGCAGTCGGCCACCAGCTCGCTGGGAACCATCGGCGTGAGCCGGAAGGCGTGCTTGTAGAGGTCCATGCCCGCGTGCAGGCAACCGGGCTGCTCGAACGCCGGCCGGTCGTCGCGCCCCGGCTGGAGGGTGTTGAGCGGGCGGGCGGTGGGGGTGAAGAAGCGGAAGGCGTCGAAGTGCGAGCAGGCGATCCGGTGCGACTCGACAACAGCGTCGGTGCCCTCGGCGCCGAGACGGAGGGGCCACTCGTGCCGAGTCCCGTGCTCCGCCGAGCGGTGCACCATCGCCCACTCGTGCAGGCCGAAGCAGCCGAGCTGCGGCGGGCGGGCGGCCGTCGCCGTCAGCAGCGAGTGGAGCTGGGTGAGCAGCGGGCGCTGCGAGGCGACGTACGCCTCCGCCACCCGGGTCGAGTGCGCGGCTCCGTGGCGACCACTACCGCGAGCGCACTCGACCAGCTCGTAGCCCTTGAGGCCCGCGTGCTCCTCCGCGCCCTCGAGCCCGACCCCGAAACCGGGGTGCCAGCGGCGCAGCTGCGCGGGACGCTGGGAGTAGTAGGTGAAGAGGAAGTCGTGGACCGGGTGCTTCACCTGGTCGGCGCGACGGGCGAGGTGCGGCCGGACGAAGTCGTCGACGCGCGCGGCGTGGGCCTCGGCGAGGGGACGCCACTCGGAGGTCGACAGCACGCGCACCGCGCCAAGGCTAGTGCGGGGGAGCGACCCGGGCCGCTTCGACGGCACTCGACGTGGGGCTCGTGCCTGGTGGACACTGCCGAGATGGACCGCACCGCCGGCCTTGACCGGGCGCACGCTCACGCCCTCGGGTGGCTCGACTCCCTCGCGGCCCGACCGGTCCCTCCGGCCATGACGGCCGAGGAGATGCTGGACCGGCTCGACCGGCACCTGCAGGACGGCCCGACGGATCCCGTCGCGGTGGTCGACGAGCTGGCCGAGGCGTGCGAGCCCGGGCTGACCGCGATGCCGGGGGGACGGTTCTTCGGCTTCGTCATCGGCGGCACCCACCCGGCAGCGTTGGCCGTGGACTGGCTGGTCAGCGCGTGGGACCAGAACTCCGGCCTCCGGCTCCTGACCCCCGCCCACTCCGCGGTCGAGGACGTGACGGAGGCCTGGGTGGTCGACCTGCTCGGCCTCCCGGCGGGCAGCGCCGTCGGCTTCGTCACCGGCGGCACCATGGCCAACTTCACCTGCCTCGCCGCCGGTCGCGACGAGGTGCTGCGCCGGGCCGGCTGGGACGTCGCCGAGCGCGGGCTGGTGGGCTCGCCGGGCGTACGCGTCCTGGTGGGGGCCGAGCGCCACGACACCATCGACCTCAGCCTGCGCTACCTCGGCCTCGGCGCCCCCGAGCCCGTGGCCGTCGACGACCAGGGCCGCATCGAGCCGGCCGCGCTGGCGGCGGCCCTCGACGCCGGCGACGGCCGCCCCACGGTGGTCTGCCTGCAGGCCGGCAACGTCCACTCCGGGGCCTTCGACCCGTTCGACGCGACCATCGCCGCCGCGCACGACGCGGGCGCGTGGGTGCACGTCGACGGTGCGTTCGGGCTGTTCGCCGGCGCCTCGCCGCGTCGGCGGCACCTCATGGCGGGCGCCGACCGCGCCGACTCCTGGGCGACCGACGCCCACAAGACCCTCAACGTGCCGTACGACTGCGGACTGGCGATCGTGCGCGACCGGGCGGCACTGCGGGCCGCGATGGGCATGCACGGCGACTACCTCATCCACGACGTCGCCGGCGAGCCGTTCGACAAGGTCCCGGAGATCAGCCGCCGCGGCCGTGCCTTCCCCGTGTGGGCCGTGCTCCGTGCGCTGGGACGCGACGGCGTCGCGGACCTGGTGGACGGCTTCTGCGACCACGCGGCGGCGTTCGCGGAGGGGATCACCGCGATCGAGGGCGCCCAGGTGCTCAACGACGTCGACTTCACGCAGGTGTGCGCCTCCTTCGGCGACGACGACCGCACCCGGGCCGTGGTCGAGGCGATGCTCAGCGAGGGGACGGCCTGGACGACCGGGTCGCGCTGGCACGGCCAGGCCGTGCTGCGGGTCAGCGTGAGCAACTGGTCGACGACCGTCGACGACGTCGCCACGAGCCTCGCCGCGCTGCACCGCGCCGCCGGCCACTGACGGCGTCCGCCCGACGGGGGCGGACTCCCGACGTCGTCCCGGCTCCGCACGGTTGGATAGCCTCGTTGCATGCGCATCTGTCGGTTCAGCACGGGCGAGGAGCCCCGGTTCGGCGTCGTCACCGGTGAGGTCGACGAGTTCGGCCAGCCGGCCGACGACTCGGTGGTGGTGGCCCTCGCGGGCGACCCGCTCTACGTCGGCATCAAGCTGCTCGAGGAGGAGCACCGGCTCAGCGACGTACGACTCCTCGCGCCGATCATCCCGCGCAGCAAGGTCGTCGGCATCGGCCGCAACTACGCCGCCCACGCCGCCGAGCTGGGCAACGACCTGCCGACCGAGCCGCTGATGTTCCTCAAGCCCAACACCTCGGTGGTGGGCCCGGGCGACCCGATCTTCTACCCGTCGCAGACCAGCAACCTCCACTTCGAGGGCGAGCTGGCCGTGGTGATCGGTCGGATCTGCCGCGACGTGCCCGCCGAGCAGGCGACCGACGTGATCTTCGGCTACACCATCGCCAACGACGTGACCGCCCGCGACCTGCAACGCTCCGACGTGCAGTTCACCCGCGCCAAGGGGTTCGACTCGTTCTGCCCGGTCGGCCCGTGGATCGAGACCGACCTCGACCCGCAGGACTTCAACAACGGCCGCCAGGTGCAGACGTTCCTCAACGGCGACGTCGTCCAGGACGGCTCGACCGCCGACATGATCTTCGACGTCCCGACCCTCGTCGCGCACGTGTCGTCCGTGATGACGCTGCTGCCCGGCGACCTGATCCTCACCGGCACCCCCGAGGGTGTCGGGCCGATGGAGGTGGGCGACGAGGTGGAGATCTCGATCGCCGGCATCGGTTCCCTGACCAACCCCGTCGCCCAGAGAGCGTGAGCACCAGCATGAGCACCCCCGTACGCGTCCGCATGGCCCCGTCCCCGACGGGGTCGCCCCACGTCGGCCTCGCCCGCACGGCCCTCTACAACTGGGCGTTCGCGCGCCACCACGGCGGCACCTTCGTCTTCCGCATCGAGGACACCGACAAGGCACGCAACACCGAGGAGTCCTACGACTCGCTCATCGACCTCATGCAGTGGCTCGGCCTCAGCTGGGACGAGGGCGTCGTCGTCGGCGGTGCCCACGGTCCCTACCGCCAGTCCGAGCGCACCGAGATCTACGCCGACGTGCTCACCCGGCTGCGCGAGTCGTCGTACACCTACGACTGCTTCTGCACGAACGACGAGGTCGAGGCCCGTCGCAAGGCGAGCGGCTCCAAGGTGATGGGCTACGACGGCTTCTGCCGCGAGCTCAGCGACGCGCAGCGGGCCGCGTTCGAGGCCGAGGGTCGCAC is part of the Nocardioides cavernae genome and harbors:
- a CDS encoding TetR/AcrR family transcriptional regulator gives rise to the protein MPHRRADVLAHAVTLLDTHGLSALTMRRLGAELGVQPSAIYHHFPSKQALLAAVADEILARGARPRTASEWPDRLREVCSELRHAMLACTDGADVVATVWAFGLGAAAPVAEMEKVLADADVPDELVAVASRTLVHYVFGHAFEEQTARQAVGLGAVERSLDSLPDFDLGLDLVIDGLRARLADPDTSARSGI
- a CDS encoding pentapeptide repeat-containing protein, encoding MTEAQVANGRHFRGDDWYGDDLGAARFVDCTFTDVDLSETRTSGATFERCTFHGGRFNASVHHATAFVGCDFRRTSFFDATLDGCKLVGSVFAECTLRPLTVVGGSWLGVTIRATNLSRLDLTGVDLREADLSMSDLTLTTLARARLDHAVLRQAKLDRTDLRGASLDAVDLLAAELRRTRLDLAGAVLLAELQGADVDTSA
- a CDS encoding sulfotransferase family 2 domain-containing protein — protein: MIASHQHRFIFLKTRKTAGTSVEIALSKVCGPDDVITEISPEDEKLRQAAGGRAPQNFEAPPQPRKAYNHMGAKATRDLVGADVFADYFTFAIERNPWDAVVSLYYWKYKDRPELPDFETYVQEIWIEQLANNRRLYRIRGKMALDRVLRYESLDDELREVWEHLGLPGEPDLPRAKGNARPAGHYRELYTPASKDRVATVFADTIDAFGYEF
- a CDS encoding 3-methyladenine DNA glycosylase, which codes for MRVLSTSEWRPLAEAHAARVDDFVRPHLARRADQVKHPVHDFLFTYYSQRPAQLRRWHPGFGVGLEGAEEHAGLKGYELVECARGSGRHGAAHSTRVAEAYVASQRPLLTQLHSLLTATAARPPQLGCFGLHEWAMVHRSAEHGTRHEWPLRLGAEGTDAVVESHRIACSHFDAFRFFTPTARPLNTLQPGRDDRPAFEQPGCLHAGMDLYKHAFRLTPMVPSELVADCFELARDIRVLDMRAAPYDLADLGFEPVRIETTEGKAAYVEAQRGFAERGAPLRARLVAECERLLDAAPETGGHRAADPVAAGAGPS
- a CDS encoding pyridoxal phosphate-dependent decarboxylase family protein produces the protein MDRTAGLDRAHAHALGWLDSLAARPVPPAMTAEEMLDRLDRHLQDGPTDPVAVVDELAEACEPGLTAMPGGRFFGFVIGGTHPAALAVDWLVSAWDQNSGLRLLTPAHSAVEDVTEAWVVDLLGLPAGSAVGFVTGGTMANFTCLAAGRDEVLRRAGWDVAERGLVGSPGVRVLVGAERHDTIDLSLRYLGLGAPEPVAVDDQGRIEPAALAAALDAGDGRPTVVCLQAGNVHSGAFDPFDATIAAAHDAGAWVHVDGAFGLFAGASPRRRHLMAGADRADSWATDAHKTLNVPYDCGLAIVRDRAALRAAMGMHGDYLIHDVAGEPFDKVPEISRRGRAFPVWAVLRALGRDGVADLVDGFCDHAAAFAEGITAIEGAQVLNDVDFTQVCASFGDDDRTRAVVEAMLSEGTAWTTGSRWHGQAVLRVSVSNWSTTVDDVATSLAALHRAAGH
- a CDS encoding fumarylacetoacetate hydrolase family protein; protein product: MRICRFSTGEEPRFGVVTGEVDEFGQPADDSVVVALAGDPLYVGIKLLEEEHRLSDVRLLAPIIPRSKVVGIGRNYAAHAAELGNDLPTEPLMFLKPNTSVVGPGDPIFYPSQTSNLHFEGELAVVIGRICRDVPAEQATDVIFGYTIANDVTARDLQRSDVQFTRAKGFDSFCPVGPWIETDLDPQDFNNGRQVQTFLNGDVVQDGSTADMIFDVPTLVAHVSSVMTLLPGDLILTGTPEGVGPMEVGDEVEISIAGIGSLTNPVAQRA